The Micromonospora sp. NBC_01740 genome includes a window with the following:
- a CDS encoding SigE family RNA polymerase sigma factor, with protein sequence MKSADEDEYRQFVEARLEHLRRTAYLLCRDWHTADDLVSITLGKLYRAWTRVRAAENVDAYVRQVLTRAWLDERRRPWRRERSTDEVPDDAAPDTEPDLADRELLLDLLGKLPERRRAVLVLRYYCDLSVEETAQILGITTGTVKSQAARALESLRLLAADQPALSTGRFA encoded by the coding sequence GTGAAGTCGGCCGACGAGGACGAGTACCGGCAGTTCGTCGAGGCCCGGCTGGAGCATCTGCGCCGCACGGCGTACCTGCTCTGCCGGGACTGGCACACCGCCGACGACCTCGTCTCCATCACCCTGGGCAAGCTCTACCGGGCCTGGACCCGGGTCCGCGCGGCGGAGAACGTCGACGCGTACGTCCGGCAGGTGCTCACGCGCGCCTGGCTGGACGAGCGACGGCGGCCGTGGCGGCGTGAACGCAGCACCGACGAGGTCCCCGACGACGCCGCGCCGGACACCGAGCCCGACCTGGCCGACCGGGAGCTGCTCCTCGACCTGCTCGGGAAGCTGCCCGAGCGGCGGCGCGCCGTGCTGGTGCTGCGCTACTACTGCGACCTCTCCGTGGAGGAGACCGCGCAGATCCTCGGCATCACCACCGGCACGGTGAAGAGCCAGGCCGCCAGAGCACTGGAATCGCTACGCCTGCTGGCCGCTGACCAGCCGGCCCTGAGCACGGGGAGGTTCGCGTGA
- a CDS encoding adenylosuccinate synthetase: protein MSRHVAVVDLGYGDAGKGTVVDWLCATRPVHTVVRFNGGAQAAHNVVLRDGRHHTFAQFGAGTFHPGVRTHLSRHVVVDPLALAAEADHLASVGVPDALDRLTVDGEALLATPYHRAANRAREIARGADRHGSCGLGVGETVAYGLAHPDEAPRVADCADPALLRRRLTALRDRLTAELGPLDAPPVADCLPAFTGFAGRVAIVDRSWLAGALRAGTCVFEGAQGVLLDEWHGFHPYTTWSTTTFANVDGLLAEAGQAGDVTRIGVLRVVTTRHGPGPLVTEDPALPLADPHNPTNPWQGRFRFGHFDAVAHRYALAAAGGVDGLALTHLDLAGPGLRICRRYDSTDRLTPGPPGDLNRQAALTARLLRARPVYDDAPPPDWTAAVREELGAPVVLTSRGPTADDKTPHGPLLAPRPLAPAGTPAEASV from the coding sequence GTGAGCAGGCACGTCGCGGTGGTGGACCTCGGCTACGGCGACGCTGGCAAGGGCACGGTCGTGGACTGGCTCTGCGCCACCCGGCCCGTGCACACGGTGGTCCGCTTCAACGGGGGCGCGCAGGCGGCGCACAACGTCGTGCTGCGCGACGGCCGGCACCACACGTTCGCGCAGTTCGGCGCCGGCACGTTCCACCCCGGCGTCCGTACGCACCTGTCGCGGCACGTGGTGGTGGACCCGCTGGCGCTGGCCGCCGAGGCCGACCACCTCGCCTCGGTCGGGGTGCCCGACGCGCTCGACCGGCTGACCGTCGACGGGGAGGCGCTGCTCGCCACCCCGTACCACCGGGCCGCGAACCGGGCCCGGGAGATCGCCCGGGGAGCCGACCGGCACGGCTCCTGCGGGCTCGGGGTGGGCGAGACCGTCGCGTACGGTCTCGCCCACCCCGACGAGGCGCCCCGGGTGGCCGACTGCGCCGACCCGGCGCTGCTGCGGCGGCGGCTGACCGCCCTGCGGGACCGGTTGACCGCCGAGCTCGGCCCGCTGGACGCGCCGCCCGTCGCCGACTGCCTGCCCGCGTTCACCGGCTTCGCCGGGCGGGTCGCGATCGTCGACCGGAGCTGGCTGGCCGGGGCGCTGCGGGCCGGCACCTGCGTCTTCGAGGGCGCGCAGGGGGTGCTGCTCGACGAGTGGCACGGCTTCCACCCGTACACGACGTGGAGCACCACCACCTTCGCCAACGTGGACGGCCTGCTCGCCGAGGCGGGCCAGGCCGGCGACGTCACCCGGATCGGAGTGCTGCGCGTGGTCACCACCCGGCACGGGCCCGGCCCGCTGGTGACCGAGGACCCGGCCCTGCCGCTGGCCGACCCGCACAACCCGACGAACCCGTGGCAGGGCCGGTTCCGGTTCGGCCACTTCGACGCGGTCGCCCACCGGTACGCCCTCGCCGCGGCCGGCGGGGTCGACGGCCTGGCGCTCACCCACCTCGACCTCGCCGGCCCCGGGCTGCGGATCTGCCGCCGCTACGACAGCACCGACCGGCTCACCCCGGGCCCGCCCGGCGACCTGAACCGGCAGGCCGCGCTCACCGCCCGCCTGCTGCGCGCCCGCCCCGTGTACGACGACGCCCCGCCGCCCGACTGGACGGCGGCGGTGCGGGAGGAGCTGGGCGCGCCCGTGGTGCTGACCTCCCGGGGGCCCACCGCCGACGACAAGACGCCGCACGGCCCGCTGCTCGCCCCGCGCCCCCTCGCACCGGCCGGAACGCCCGCCGAGGCGTCGGTGTGA
- a CDS encoding SCP2 sterol-binding domain-containing protein yields MTDFDPANFANVGPKEFAQLVKSTPDDKIAEVMSGDLRGKILGEVFGRMPQLFRADRAGSTNAVIHWNITGRPDGGTDTYEVVVADGACTVNETPQHDPKLSLTMGPVEFLKIVSGGANPVMMFMTGKLKAKGDLGLAANIANLFDIPKA; encoded by the coding sequence ATGACTGACTTCGACCCGGCCAACTTCGCGAACGTCGGCCCCAAGGAGTTCGCCCAGCTGGTCAAGTCCACCCCGGACGACAAGATCGCCGAGGTGATGTCCGGCGACCTGCGCGGCAAGATCCTCGGCGAGGTCTTCGGCCGGATGCCGCAGCTCTTCCGCGCCGACCGGGCCGGCTCGACCAACGCGGTCATCCACTGGAACATCACCGGCCGTCCCGACGGGGGCACCGACACCTACGAGGTGGTCGTCGCCGACGGCGCCTGCACCGTCAACGAGACCCCGCAGCACGACCCGAAGCTCAGCCTCACGATGGGCCCGGTCGAGTTCCTGAAGATCGTCTCCGGTGGCGCGAACCCCGTCATGATGTTCATGACCGGCAAGCTCAAGGCCAAGGGCGACCTGGGCCTGGCCGCCAACATCGCCAACCTGTTCGACATCCCCAAGGCCTGA
- a CDS encoding PIN domain nuclease gives MRLADYLVDTSALVRLLRDPDTQARWEQPLTAGLLAVCPLVELEFLYSARSLADRRWLGDRLRTVFNWVSMPDRIYERAAEIQEQLTARGTHRSAGAVDLLIAATAEYQSLSLLHYDRDFDQISEVTGQPVRWLAPAGTIK, from the coding sequence GTGAGACTCGCCGACTACCTGGTCGACACCAGTGCGCTGGTCCGGCTGCTGCGCGACCCCGACACCCAGGCCCGATGGGAGCAGCCACTCACGGCCGGCCTGCTCGCGGTCTGCCCGCTGGTCGAACTGGAGTTCCTGTATTCGGCCCGCTCGCTGGCCGACCGCAGATGGCTGGGGGACCGGCTTCGCACGGTGTTCAACTGGGTGAGCATGCCGGACCGGATCTACGAGCGGGCGGCCGAGATCCAGGAGCAGCTCACCGCTCGGGGTACCCACCGGTCTGCCGGCGCCGTCGATCTGCTGATCGCGGCGACGGCCGAGTACCAGAGCCTCTCCCTGCTGCACTACGACCGTGACTTCGACCAGATCTCCGAGGTCACCGGTCAGCCCGTGCGATGGCTCGCCCCGGCAGGCACCATCAAGTAG
- a CDS encoding J domain-containing protein: MRTAEAVRLVAAARTDADLFGTDQPARRYRELVAALHPDRLPADPAVRAEATDAFVQVTTRWRARQVTVLGDYRLGTPAYSGDLADLYDVGADRLLKLPRRPADNDLMAREANALRTIAERGDPRYLPYVPRLVEDFRHLDAATGAERRINVLATAPGLHDLDEVRRAYPDGLDARDVAWMWRRLLVALGLAHGAGIVHGAVLPPHVLIEPDGHGVVLVDWCFSAPVGGTVPALVPGYDANWYPDEIPRKRPCGPGTDIAMASGCMSWLMGPRAPRELDAFARGCRQRALDARPDDAWRLLRELDEVLDRLYGPRTFRPFTLNP; encoded by the coding sequence ATGAGGACCGCCGAAGCCGTCCGCCTGGTCGCGGCGGCCCGCACCGACGCCGACCTGTTCGGCACGGACCAGCCGGCCCGGCGCTACCGCGAGCTGGTCGCGGCCCTGCACCCCGACCGCCTGCCGGCCGACCCGGCGGTACGCGCCGAGGCCACCGACGCGTTCGTCCAGGTCACCACCCGCTGGCGGGCCCGGCAGGTCACCGTCCTCGGCGACTACCGACTCGGCACGCCGGCCTACTCGGGCGACCTGGCCGACCTCTACGACGTCGGGGCCGATCGGCTGCTCAAGCTGCCCCGGCGACCCGCCGACAACGACCTGATGGCCCGCGAGGCGAACGCCCTGCGCACCATCGCCGAGCGCGGCGACCCGCGCTACCTGCCGTACGTGCCCCGGCTGGTCGAGGACTTCCGGCACCTCGACGCCGCGACCGGCGCCGAACGGCGGATCAACGTGCTCGCCACCGCGCCTGGCCTGCACGACCTCGACGAGGTCCGGCGCGCGTACCCGGACGGGCTCGACGCCCGCGACGTGGCCTGGATGTGGCGCCGGCTGCTGGTGGCGCTCGGCCTGGCCCACGGGGCGGGCATCGTGCACGGCGCGGTCCTGCCGCCGCACGTGCTGATCGAGCCGGACGGGCACGGCGTGGTGCTTGTCGACTGGTGCTTCTCCGCCCCCGTCGGCGGCACTGTCCCCGCGCTGGTGCCCGGCTACGACGCGAACTGGTACCCCGACGAGATCCCCCGCAAGCGGCCCTGCGGGCCGGGCACCGACATCGCCATGGCCAGCGGATGCATGAGCTGGCTGATGGGGCCGCGCGCGCCCCGCGAGCTGGACGCCTTCGCGCGGGGCTGCCGCCAGCGGGCCCTGGACGCCCGGCCCGACGACGCGTGGCGGCTGCTGCGCGAACTGGACGAGGTGCTGGACCGGCTCTACGGGCCACGCACCTTCCGACCCTTCACCCTCAACCCGTAA
- a CDS encoding TetR/AcrR family transcriptional regulator: MSTPPTFKRLPRAVREQQMLDAAVKVFSRRGFHAASMDEIAEDAGISKPMVYAYLGTKEELFVACLHREGTRMMQAIAGAAAPELPADERLWRGLRAFFGFVGAHRDGWAVLYRQARGEQPFAGELAGMRARLVEVVAGMLDHALRAEGREVGETDLEVVAYALVGATESLADWLADHPEADPEKTATRMMNVAWLGAGQLLHGVTWHPRVTPG, encoded by the coding sequence GTGTCCACCCCACCCACCTTCAAGCGCCTCCCCCGCGCCGTACGCGAGCAGCAGATGCTCGACGCGGCCGTGAAAGTGTTCTCACGCAGGGGCTTCCACGCGGCCAGCATGGACGAGATCGCCGAGGACGCCGGCATCTCCAAGCCCATGGTCTACGCGTACCTCGGCACGAAGGAAGAACTCTTCGTCGCCTGCCTGCACCGGGAGGGCACCCGGATGATGCAGGCCATCGCCGGGGCGGCCGCCCCCGAGCTGCCTGCCGACGAGCGGCTCTGGCGCGGGCTTCGCGCCTTCTTCGGCTTCGTCGGGGCGCACCGCGACGGATGGGCGGTGCTCTACCGGCAGGCCCGGGGCGAGCAGCCCTTCGCCGGCGAGCTGGCCGGCATGCGGGCCCGGCTGGTCGAGGTGGTCGCCGGGATGCTCGACCACGCGCTGCGCGCCGAGGGCCGCGAGGTGGGCGAGACCGACCTGGAGGTCGTCGCGTACGCCCTGGTGGGGGCGACCGAGTCGCTGGCGGACTGGCTCGCCGACCACCCGGAGGCCGACCCGGAGAAGACCGCCACCCGGATGATGAACGTCGCCTGGCTCGGTGCCGGTCAACTCCTGCACGGCGTCACCTGGCACCCACGGGTCACCCCCGGCTGA
- a CDS encoding 3-oxoacyl-ACP reductase → MTDRYASFVRSGAGRTLVKRLGLPDPPRLRRHTPGDPIVPGPVLLGAATGGRLAERAGKVLTAAGVELRDPAAVESTERFAALVYDATGITDSTELRQLYDFFHPRARSVLPSGRVVVLGTPPDECGSPREATAQRALEGLTRSIGKEFGRGVTAQLVHVTKDPDAGTWTSVEATLRFLLSGRSAYVSGQVVRVGAGTAGAPADWDRPLDGQVVLVTGAARGIGAALARVLARDGARVVALDIPAAGDELAAVANEIGGTAVQLDLTAPDAPQRLAEHLAERHGRVDVVVHNAGITRDKTLGRMDADRWDSVLDVNLSSQERINDVLLERELIPAGGRIVSVSSIAGIAGNRGQTNYATSKAGVIGLVESLAPALRERQISVNAVAPGFIETRLTARIPLVIREAGRRMNSMSQGGLPVDVAETIGWLAWSASGAVSGNVVRVCGQSLLGA, encoded by the coding sequence ATGACCGACAGGTACGCGAGCTTCGTCCGATCGGGGGCCGGCCGCACGCTGGTCAAGCGCCTCGGGCTGCCCGACCCGCCGCGACTGCGCCGGCACACCCCCGGCGATCCCATCGTGCCCGGCCCCGTCCTGCTGGGCGCCGCGACCGGCGGCCGGCTCGCCGAGCGGGCCGGCAAGGTCCTGACCGCCGCCGGGGTCGAGCTGCGCGATCCCGCCGCCGTGGAGTCCACCGAGCGCTTCGCCGCCCTGGTGTACGACGCCACCGGCATCACCGACTCCACCGAGCTGCGCCAGCTGTACGACTTCTTCCACCCGCGCGCCCGGTCGGTGCTGCCCAGCGGCCGGGTCGTCGTGCTCGGCACCCCGCCCGACGAGTGCGGCTCCCCCCGGGAGGCGACCGCCCAGCGGGCCCTGGAGGGGCTGACCCGCAGCATCGGCAAGGAGTTCGGCCGGGGCGTCACCGCCCAGCTCGTCCACGTGACGAAGGACCCGGACGCCGGCACCTGGACCAGCGTGGAGGCGACCCTGCGGTTCCTGCTCTCGGGCCGGTCCGCGTACGTCTCCGGGCAGGTGGTCCGGGTCGGCGCCGGCACGGCCGGGGCGCCGGCCGACTGGGACCGCCCGCTGGACGGGCAGGTCGTCCTGGTCACCGGGGCGGCCCGGGGCATCGGCGCGGCGCTGGCCCGGGTGCTGGCCCGCGACGGCGCCCGGGTCGTCGCGCTGGACATTCCGGCGGCCGGGGACGAGCTGGCGGCGGTCGCCAACGAGATCGGCGGCACCGCCGTCCAGCTCGACCTGACCGCCCCCGACGCCCCGCAGCGGCTCGCCGAGCACCTGGCCGAGCGGCACGGGCGGGTCGACGTGGTCGTGCACAACGCCGGGATCACCCGTGACAAGACCCTCGGCCGGATGGACGCCGACCGGTGGGACTCGGTGCTCGACGTCAACCTCTCCAGCCAGGAGCGGATCAACGACGTGCTGCTGGAGCGGGAGCTGATCCCGGCCGGCGGCCGGATCGTCTCGGTCTCCTCGATCGCCGGCATCGCCGGCAACCGGGGCCAGACCAACTACGCCACCAGCAAGGCGGGCGTGATCGGGCTGGTCGAGTCGCTCGCCCCGGCGCTTCGTGAACGGCAGATCAGCGTCAACGCGGTCGCCCCCGGTTTCATCGAGACCCGGCTGACCGCGCGCATCCCGCTGGTGATCCGCGAGGCGGGCCGGCGGATGAACAGCATGTCCCAGGGCGGGCTGCCGGTGGACGTCGCCGAGACCATCGGCTGGCTGGCGTGGTCGGCCTCCGGCGCGGTCAGCGGCAACGTCGTCCGGGTCTGCGGCCAGAGCCTGCTGGGGGCGTGA
- a CDS encoding MaoC/PaaZ C-terminal domain-containing protein encodes MPAAGALYRRALLGALPGLGGGRRSAGLPAVELAVGGIAVDRTHLADYDRVCGFRLTDRLPATFPHVMGFPLALRLMTAPEFPIPLTGVVHVGNRITVHRPVTADETLDFRAYAENLRPHDRGRQVDVVLVGSVDGAEVWRGVSTYLGREGKRGGGGRREQAGRPTTPAGSARWRVDPRVGTDYARVSGDHNPIHTSRLGARLFGFPRPIAHGMWSKARCLAALENRLPDAYTVEVAFKLPVPLPSTVSFGLLPDGGFALHDSRGRPHLAGLVR; translated from the coding sequence ATGCCGGCGGCCGGGGCGCTCTACCGGCGGGCGCTGCTCGGCGCGCTGCCCGGCCTCGGCGGTGGGCGGCGGTCGGCGGGCCTCCCGGCGGTCGAGCTGGCCGTCGGCGGGATCGCCGTCGACCGGACGCACCTCGCCGACTACGACCGGGTCTGCGGGTTCCGGCTCACCGACCGGCTGCCCGCGACGTTCCCGCACGTCATGGGCTTCCCGCTGGCGCTGCGGCTGATGACCGCGCCGGAGTTTCCCATCCCGCTGACCGGCGTGGTGCACGTCGGCAACCGGATCACCGTGCACCGCCCGGTCACCGCCGACGAGACCCTCGACTTCCGCGCGTACGCCGAGAACCTGCGCCCGCACGACCGGGGGCGGCAGGTCGACGTGGTGCTGGTCGGCTCGGTCGACGGGGCGGAGGTCTGGCGCGGCGTCTCGACGTACCTCGGCAGGGAGGGCAAGCGGGGCGGCGGCGGGCGGCGCGAGCAGGCCGGACGGCCCACGACGCCGGCCGGCTCTGCCCGCTGGCGGGTCGATCCCCGCGTCGGTACGGACTACGCGCGGGTCTCCGGCGACCACAACCCGATCCACACCTCCCGCCTCGGCGCGCGGCTGTTCGGCTTCCCCCGGCCGATCGCGCACGGGATGTGGAGCAAGGCCCGTTGCCTGGCCGCGTTGGAGAACCGGCTGCCGGACGCCTACACGGTCGAGGTGGCCTTCAAGCTGCCCGTGCCGCTGCCGAGCACGGTGAGCTTCGGCCTGCTGCCGGACGGCGGGTTCGCCCTGCACGACTCGCGCGGCCGACCGCACCTGGCGGGCCTCGTGCGCTGA
- a CDS encoding DedA family protein translates to MESVLDLLRQLVASPWVYLLIFGLTAVDAFFPAVPGETAVITAAVLATGGNPDLGWVIVAAALGACVGDHVSYAIGRGGGASRLARFPADSRRRASSEWARRAVHQRGGLILTTSRYVPGGRTAVTLTMGAVRYPLRSFLLFDAIAAVSWALYCTLLGYFGGLAFERDPVKGILAGVGLSLAITLLLESARWLYHRRRRATSHR, encoded by the coding sequence ATGGAGTCCGTGCTCGACCTGCTCCGGCAGCTGGTCGCCTCACCGTGGGTGTACCTGCTGATCTTCGGGCTCACCGCGGTCGACGCGTTCTTCCCCGCCGTACCCGGCGAGACGGCCGTGATCACCGCCGCGGTGCTCGCCACGGGCGGCAACCCCGACCTGGGGTGGGTGATCGTCGCCGCCGCGCTCGGGGCATGCGTCGGCGACCACGTCTCGTACGCCATCGGGCGCGGCGGCGGCGCGAGCCGGCTCGCCCGCTTCCCGGCGGACAGCCGGCGCCGGGCCAGCTCCGAGTGGGCCCGTCGGGCGGTGCACCAGCGCGGCGGGCTGATCCTGACCACGTCCCGGTACGTCCCCGGTGGCCGGACGGCGGTCACCCTCACCATGGGCGCGGTCCGCTACCCGCTCCGGTCGTTCCTGCTCTTCGACGCCATCGCGGCGGTGAGCTGGGCGCTCTACTGCACCCTGCTCGGCTACTTCGGCGGGCTGGCCTTCGAACGCGACCCGGTCAAGGGCATCCTCGCCGGCGTGGGCCTCTCGCTGGCGATCACCCTGCTGCTGGAGTCCGCCCGCTGGCTGTACCACCGCCGGCGCCGCGCCACATCCCACCGCTGA
- a CDS encoding type II toxin-antitoxin system VapB family antitoxin yields MTKILVDVDDEALADAAAAFGTKTKKDTVNVALREGAARLRRARALAELSGRAQAGDFDELLDKSTYRS; encoded by the coding sequence ATGACCAAGATCCTGGTGGACGTCGATGACGAGGCGCTCGCCGACGCGGCTGCGGCTTTCGGCACCAAGACCAAGAAGGACACGGTGAACGTCGCGCTGCGGGAAGGGGCTGCCCGCCTCCGGCGCGCCCGCGCCCTCGCGGAACTCAGCGGGCGGGCCCAGGCCGGGGACTTCGACGAACTGCTCGACAAGAGCACGTACCGGTCGTGA
- a CDS encoding acetyl-CoA C-acetyltransferase produces MQSIRRVAVIGGNRIPFARSNSRYASASNADMLGAALDGLVARFGLAGQRVGEVVAGAVLKHAKDFNLTREVVLGSKLDPHTPAYDIQQACGTGLEAAILVANKIALGQIDVGIAGGVDTTSDAPLAVNEEMRRTLLRLNSARTLGERLRIAAKLRPTQPFKPEIPRNAEPRTGLSMGEHAARTALRWQIDRQAQDELALRSHQRLAAAYDRGFFDDLLTPYLGLTRDANLRPDTSLERLNALKPVFGAKGPDAEAATMTAGNSSPLTDGASTVLLASEEWARAHSLPVLAWFSWSETAAVDFVHGDEGLLMAPAYAVPRMLTRAGLTLQDFDFYEIHEAFASQVLATLAAWESPEFCKDRLGLDAPLGAIDREKLNVNGSSLAAGHPFAATGGRIVATLAKLLADKGSGRGLISICAAGGQGVTAILER; encoded by the coding sequence GTGCAGAGCATCCGGCGGGTGGCGGTCATCGGCGGCAACCGCATCCCCTTCGCGCGGTCCAACTCGCGGTACGCCAGCGCGTCGAACGCCGACATGCTGGGCGCCGCGCTGGACGGGCTCGTCGCCCGGTTCGGCCTGGCCGGCCAGCGCGTCGGCGAGGTGGTGGCCGGCGCGGTGCTCAAGCACGCGAAGGACTTCAACCTGACCCGCGAGGTGGTGCTCGGCTCGAAGCTCGACCCGCACACCCCCGCGTACGACATCCAGCAGGCCTGCGGCACCGGGCTGGAGGCGGCCATCCTGGTCGCCAACAAGATCGCCCTCGGGCAGATCGACGTCGGCATCGCCGGCGGCGTGGACACCACGTCCGACGCGCCGCTCGCCGTCAACGAGGAGATGCGCCGCACGCTGCTCCGGCTCAACAGCGCCCGCACCCTCGGCGAGCGGCTGAGGATCGCCGCGAAGCTGCGCCCCACCCAGCCGTTCAAGCCGGAGATCCCGCGCAACGCGGAGCCGCGTACCGGGCTGTCGATGGGGGAGCACGCCGCCCGCACGGCGCTGCGCTGGCAGATCGACCGGCAGGCGCAGGACGAGCTGGCGCTGCGCTCGCACCAGCGGCTCGCCGCCGCGTACGACCGGGGGTTCTTCGACGACCTGCTGACGCCGTACCTCGGGCTGACCCGGGACGCGAACCTGCGCCCCGACACCAGTCTGGAGCGGCTCAACGCCCTGAAGCCGGTCTTCGGCGCGAAGGGGCCCGACGCCGAGGCGGCGACCATGACGGCCGGCAACTCGTCACCGCTGACCGACGGCGCCTCGACGGTGCTGCTGGCCAGCGAGGAGTGGGCCCGCGCGCACAGCCTGCCCGTGCTGGCGTGGTTCTCCTGGTCGGAGACCGCCGCCGTCGACTTCGTGCACGGCGACGAGGGGCTGCTGATGGCCCCCGCTTACGCGGTGCCGCGGATGCTGACCCGGGCCGGGCTGACCCTCCAGGACTTCGACTTCTACGAGATCCACGAGGCGTTCGCCTCGCAGGTGCTGGCGACCCTCGCCGCCTGGGAGTCCCCGGAGTTCTGCAAGGACCGGCTGGGACTGGACGCCCCGCTCGGCGCCATCGACCGGGAGAAGCTGAACGTCAACGGCTCGTCGCTGGCGGCCGGGCACCCGTTCGCGGCCACCGGCGGCCGGATCGTGGCGACCCTGGCGAAGCTGCTCGCCGACAAGGGCAGCGGCCGGGGCCTGATCTCCATCTGCGCCGCCGGCGGCCAGGGCGTGACCGCGATCCTGGAGCGCTGA
- a CDS encoding SDR family NAD(P)-dependent oxidoreductase — MSRLTGRVALVTGGSRGIGAAVVRRLAEDGAHVAFTYRSAEESAKAVVADITSYGRTGLAIRADSTDGTAIVDAVERTVAELGRLDILVNNAGVFSSGPIGQVGLDDLDRAIAVNVRGVYLATQAAVRHLRDGGRIVNIGSSFASRVPAPGVSVYAMTKTAVNGLTRALARELGPRGITVNLVLPGSTDTDMNRADSAGADAQRSHIALGRYGTPEDVAATVSHLVGEGGRHITGASIAIDGGATA; from the coding sequence GTGTCCAGACTAACCGGCAGGGTCGCCCTGGTCACCGGTGGTAGCCGCGGTATCGGCGCCGCCGTCGTACGCCGGCTGGCCGAGGACGGAGCCCACGTCGCGTTCACCTACCGCAGCGCGGAGGAGAGCGCGAAGGCCGTCGTCGCCGACATCACGTCGTACGGCCGCACCGGCCTGGCGATCCGCGCCGACAGCACCGACGGTACGGCGATCGTCGACGCGGTCGAGCGGACCGTCGCCGAACTGGGGCGGCTGGACATCCTGGTCAACAACGCCGGGGTGTTCTCGTCCGGGCCGATCGGACAGGTCGGCCTCGACGATCTCGACCGGGCCATCGCCGTCAACGTGCGCGGGGTGTACCTCGCCACCCAGGCGGCGGTACGCCACCTGCGCGACGGCGGGCGGATCGTCAACATCGGCAGCAGCTTCGCCAGCCGCGTACCGGCTCCCGGGGTGAGCGTCTATGCCATGACCAAGACCGCCGTCAACGGCCTGACCAGGGCGCTCGCCCGCGAACTCGGCCCGCGCGGGATCACCGTCAACCTGGTCCTGCCCGGCTCCACGGACACCGACATGAACCGCGCGGACAGCGCCGGCGCGGACGCCCAGCGGTCACACATCGCCCTCGGTCGCTACGGCACGCCGGAGGACGTGGCGGCGACGGTCAGCCACCTGGTGGGCGAGGGCGGCCGGCACATCACCGGCGCGTCGATCGCCATCGACGGCGGCGCCACCGCCTGA
- a CDS encoding NUDIX hydrolase: MVDEQDFLAAYDPGAYPSVAVTVDVVALTIRDGALHLLLIRRGQPPFEGRWALPGGFVRPDEDLTAGARRELAEETGLGGEGLRRVHLEQLGSYGTPDRDPRMRVVSVAHLAFAPDLPDPAAGTDADEAGWLPVTALANRQLAFDHGRIIEDALERARSKLEYTPLATRFLAGEFTISELRAVYETVWGHPLHAGNFHRKVLSVPGFVESTGTSTERGGARGGPRAKLYRAGDARLLHPALLRPAREETVR, from the coding sequence ATGGTTGACGAGCAGGACTTCCTGGCCGCGTACGACCCCGGGGCCTACCCGTCGGTCGCCGTGACCGTCGACGTGGTGGCGCTGACCATTCGGGACGGCGCGCTGCACCTGCTGCTGATCCGGCGCGGCCAGCCGCCCTTCGAGGGGCGGTGGGCGCTGCCCGGCGGCTTCGTCCGCCCCGACGAGGACCTCACCGCCGGCGCCCGCCGGGAGCTGGCCGAGGAGACCGGGCTCGGCGGCGAGGGGCTGCGCCGCGTACACCTGGAGCAGTTGGGCAGCTACGGCACCCCCGACCGCGACCCGCGCATGCGCGTCGTCTCGGTCGCCCACCTCGCGTTCGCCCCCGACCTGCCCGACCCGGCCGCCGGCACCGACGCCGACGAGGCCGGCTGGCTGCCGGTGACCGCGCTGGCCAACCGGCAGCTCGCCTTCGACCACGGCCGGATCATCGAAGACGCGCTGGAGCGGGCCCGGTCCAAGCTGGAATACACCCCGCTCGCCACGCGCTTCCTCGCCGGCGAGTTCACGATCAGCGAGCTGCGCGCCGTCTACGAGACGGTCTGGGGCCACCCGCTGCACGCCGGCAACTTCCACCGCAAGGTGCTCTCGGTGCCGGGCTTCGTCGAGAGCACCGGCACCAGCACCGAGCGCGGCGGCGCCCGGGGCGGCCCCCGCGCCAAGCTCTACCGGGCCGGCGACGCCCGGCTGCTGCACCCGGCGCTGCTGCGCCCCGCCCGGGAGGAGACGGTCCGATGA